agataagaagcatttggcccatctagtctgcccaatatactgaatactatgaatagcccctggccctatcttatatgaaggatggccttatgcctttcccatgcatgcttaaactccttcactgtatttgcagctaccacttcagcaggaaggctattccatgcatccactaccaagtaatacttcctgatattacttttaaacctttgccccgctaatttaaaacgatgtcctcttgtagcagtttttcttcttttaaatattttctcctcttttaccttgttgattccgtttatgtatttaaaaatttctatcatatcccctctgtctcgtctttcttccaagctatacatgttaaggacctttaatctttcctggtaagttttatcctgcaatccatgtaccagtttagtagctcttctctgaactctctccaaagtatcaatatctttctggagatatggtctccagtactgcgcacaatactccaaatgaggtctcactagtgctctgtagagcggcatgagcacctccctctttctactggtaattcctctccctatacacccaagcattctgctagcatttcctgctgctctatgacattgtctgtctaccttttaagtcttctgaaataatgacccctaaatccctttcctcagatactgaggttaggactgcatcaatgattttatattctgctctttggtttttacgccccaggtgcattatcttgcacttatcaacattcaattttagttgccagatttttgaccattcctctagttttcctaaatccttttccatttggtgtatccctccaggaacatcaaccctgttacaaatctttgtgtcatcagcaaaaagacacaccttaccagaggccttctgcaatttcgctgataaagatattaaacaatatgggcgccagaacagatccctgaggtaccccactggtaacaagaccatggtctgaatatactccattgactacaaccctctgtctgtccctcagccactgcctaatccattcaacaatatgggagtccacgcacaaagactgcaatttattgataagccttctatgtgggacagtatcaaaagccttgctaaagtccagataagcgatgtctactgcacccatgctgtttttaatctttgttccacaatcctctccttaagtatggtttccattaatttccccactatttatgtcaggcttactggcctatagttgcccgattcctccctaccacctttcttgtgaatgggcacaacatttgccaatttccaatcttctgggacgactcctgttgccagtgattggttaaataaatctgttaatggttttgctagttcaccgctaagctcttttaaatagctttgggtgtatcccatcaggcccgtgacttatttgtattcattttagatagctgacttagaacctcttcctctgtaaagacacatgcatcaaaagattcattagtcttccttcctaactgaggtccttttcctttgtaaaaaactgaacagaagtattcattgaggcagtcagctagcttTTTCTTCCATATAGCTTCCTtccgtttttaatttggtaattccttgtttttaatttggtaattccttgttttagtttccttttttcgttCAAGTATCTgaggaatgtcttatcgccttttttcactgactgagccaatttctcttctgcctgtgctttagaagctcttataacttatttggcctctgcctaatcttataaatttgcctgtcatccttttttttttataaattactaaatgctatttttgtttttaatgattttggccacttctgctgagtaccacagtggtctcttccttttttgcttttactgacaagcctaatgcaattttctgttgccttcaatagtgccacttttaagtagtcccatttctcctggactctattgaaactgttccaatctgatagggactcgtataccactaatctacattttcctttaattcttgtggaacacctaaagggttaccaaagtttgtaaaatcagttttgaataccttgaggggtctagtttcttaaATAGGGCcaattatgggtggtttctattatgtaagcttcacaaagtgacttcagacctgaactggtccttaaaaagtgggttttggaaattctgaaaaattttaagatttgcttctaaacgttctaacgtcccaaaacaaGAaaggtaattttcaaaatgatccaaacatgaagtagacatatggggaatgtaataactatttttggaggcattactataTATTAATGTATAAAAGtatagaaattgaaatttgcggtaattatttttatttataaataaaatattttgactctattttaccactgtcatgaagtacaatattcgcagatggtccgattgaggccgatgcccataagtatctatcgggcatgcgtggcaactgacaggatcggggaatgtaagacccgcccagcgcagtgaataataatgagctgggcggcgctaggaagcgacagttgaggcgcggctgggcaagaaggtaggagaaaaaaacaccccttaggcataaagaaatgtgattgacagatcaatataaagttgtttttacatggtttacaatgcagacagggggtactctatatcattggaatacactttaatagatctatgactgcataggaataactaaatatgtttatagggcctgtcagtgtccctttaaggtgaaaaatggcagggtccttaaagggttacccgctttatttatattaatgacctatcaatatcagatcagcggggttcTGACACCaaggaccccgctgatcagctcatACAAGCCCTGCCTTCTCTGCTCCatttacctgctcgccgcagcaattgcagtggtgagcttaCAAGTAtagtgtccccattcacttctatgggactggccTGTAGTCTTCACTTGGGACAGaaccatcccatagaagtgaatggggcagcacggtggctcagtggttagcactgggtcCTTGCAGTGCTggtgtcctaggttcaaatctgacatctgcatggagtttgtatgttctccatgtgtttgtgtgggtttcctctgggttctccggtttcctcagtacactccaaatacatactgatggggaacttagattgtgagcccattggggacagcgtgatgctaatgtctgtaaagcactgcggaatatagtgCCGCTATacaactgcataaaaaaaataatagtaagcacaccactgcagtgAGCAGGTAAATGGAGCAGAGAAGTCAGTGCTCATATAAGTGCTACCTTCTCtatatacagctgatcagcggaggtgcTGGGTCTCAGACCCCCTCCGATCTgagatttatgacctatcctgaggataggtcagatATGaataaagcagacaaccccttcaacagatagcacacagacccattcatttctatggagtcatGCACACATCTGCATTTCTTGTAGATCTGTGTGGCcattataaaacatgtcctatcccTGTCCAtatttgcagacaagaattggCGTGGCAATATGGAATGTACACAGAAGCCATctgtattttcatttatttttttttgcttacccAAACGGACAccgcagtgtgcatgaggcctaataagatCAGAGGCAAATCGCAAAGTAAACCAGTATTTTCAGCGTTTATTAAATCTACAGTTTAcaaattttctctttttttaaaaaaggtcaCTCTTCAAAATAGGATATTTACATAAAAGTTTATTTGGtttccaggagaaaaaaaataaaaaattaaacccccccacccccttcctTTCTacaaaaacctggcctggaacagcCCCAGCAAGGGGCTTGATAATTAACCTGAGTTCATCCAAAATGCTCCCAATTTCAGGGGCATTTAAAGATctacaaaatttaaaaaaaaaaaaaaaaaaaacgtcaggTATAAGGTTTTGTGTGTAAGTCGCCAAGATAAATATCTATAAAAACATAAATCACAATATGCTGAGAGGACATGGCTCCAGCCACACAGATCATACAACTTCAAGATGGATCAAGAACATTAGGATTTAACACCAACAGTCACTTTGCAGCCTTTTCCCCCAGTCTCGTCACTCATTTAGGAGTTCAGTTCTCTCTGCATTTCATTCATCTCCTTCATctgccaacaaaaaaaaaattacaggatgtTAGAAGTCACAACACCACATCTAGTCAGAGTAACCAATGCAGAGGAGAAATATACAACTCCCTTCCAATTGTATGTAGAGCCTCCATGCTTCTAATCAGGCTCTCTTGACCCTGCAATCCTCCGATCACATCCATAGTACTCTGCAATACTTAGTACTGCATTTTTGTTATGCGCATCAGTAATACACCGATTGGCAGCCTATTACATGCTGCTCTAAACCAGAATCAGGCATCCAGATTATGGGGTGCGAATTCTAGGTGGGTTTCAGGACCTGAACtcacaattagggatgagggacttgtgttttcaagttcggtgtacaaggttcgggttatctaagaattctgttacggATTCCGCTAATAAGTTATGGTCGGtggtaacggaattcttagataacccaaacttcAAAACACAAGTCCGCTCAACACTAAGAATACATAGACCTATACTTCAAATTCTGAGGGCAATCCAGTCCCTGCCCCTCATTGCCCTATTAGAAATAGTAATAAGGCAATGAGGGGCAGGGACTGAACCCCCTTCAGAATTTCAAGCATATGTCTATGGGGGGTTTGAAGTCTATGGGAAGCTGCTGTGAGATGAATAAGCTGTGAACCGGTCTGTgtgtaataaaaatataattatttttttcttccacacACCAGCACAACCACCAACTCCCTGCTACACCTACATAACACAGGTTTAACCAGCAGTCAGCACCCTAGCAAGTCTCCCTCCCAGCCGTCAGCACCCTAGCAAGTCTCCCTCCCCCTCTGCATAAGAGATTAGAGAACAGTCATCTAGAGGGGGCAGTCTACTGCTTATGTCCCTCCAGCTCATGGAGTTTGTACTACCTTGCAGGCCAGTGGTCAGGAGGATAGAGCCGTGAAGCACCTTGCCAGGCCCCCTCTCACACACCGTGCTCTGCTGCTGTAGTGATACTAGGCAGGGGAAGCAGCAGCAGACAAAAGGATTTGGGAGCTGGCTGCAGGGCCAAGGAAGAAGGGAGACGTACTTCAATTGGAAAGGGGGCAGGGCAGGGGGCAGGGCAGATCAGcctccctgggccccatagcaactgcatggtctgccgctatgggtgGTACGccagtgtcctcatgctgctgcaagttCTGGTCAAAGGACCCATGGTTGGGCTGGGACAGATTCTTAATACAgcctaggggctcatgcacataaccgtatgcattttgcaggccgcaaaaaatacggacgacatctgtgtgcattccatattttgtggaactgaacagctggcccctaacagtactatccttgtccgtaatgcggacaatagaacatggttttattttttggcggaacagaaatacggaaacagaatgcacacagtaacttccgtttttttaatGCGGattaattgaaatgaatggtcccgcatatggtctgcaaaaTAGGCTCTTGTACAGGGTATACTTGGGGAGCCATTGTTAGGAACCCTCCTGTCAATGCTTCCCATTGGCACCCTCAGCAGTCAGTCAATCTGAAGAGGCACTGTGGGCTTAGTGACTACAGACTATATAAAAATCACTTGATGCCATGGTCGatagtgaccacagcatctaaaaaGGGTTAAACTGTGGAATCTGTTCCAGCAATTATACAGCCAACATCCTGCAAGTGACTGAACAGGCAAATAATTGTACAGTGGTTCACAGGACTATTCTGATGCACGGTGGATGGGAAGGGACTGTAGGCTGGACATGCGATTAGCCCCATGCAATACATAGGgccaagctgcaaaaaccagccaAACACAAAAGTGGTACCATTTCTAGGGGCAATAAAACCCCTGAACTTGGTTTCGAGTGAACGCGATGCACTCAGATTGTGCACCAAACCGCACATAAATCATATTACTCCTGTAGACTAGGGGTGCCCAACATGGGgtccttcagctgttgcaaaactaaaaaaactcccagcatgcccagagagCCTACAGCAAGGAatggtggaagttgtagttttccaacagctggttgagcatccctgctgtagACTATGGCTGTAGCTCAAAGCTGCACCAAGTCACAGTGGAGCTCAAGGCATGAGGTAGGTCCATTCTAACCCCCACCTCAATGACCAAGCTAAAGACCTAATCATCATCATGTGAATTCTTAGCTTACACCCTCAACCTGCTTTGTCAGTGCATCAATCGTCTCTGGAAAAGATTATGGGGCGTTTATAGATATAGCATCTATATCTTACCTCAGCCTTTTCATATTTGCCCCTCTTTCTTCGTGTAatgatctgttaaaaaaaaaaaaatagaataaaagtgAAATTATAAACTAATTATAtataaatacacatatatacacagtcaCGTCAATCATTCACATAAGGACCAGCAAGAGAGTTATCCAATATAAATGCAGCATGGTAGACTTCATTTCCAAGACCATCACCCCATAGAGACAATCCGTTCTCTAATGTCAAGGTTGAGATATTGGATGGTCCTCACTCAGcattccacaaatgtgcatgctaCAGAGGATTCTGGGACAATCATATACCATTGCACTCCACGACTCCATTAGTAGGCAATACTCACCAAGACCACTATTCCAGCAAGAATAGCGATAACCACCACGACGATGACAGCAATCACACCGGCAGTCAGGCGTTTCATAGACAGTTCATGAGGCTTCTCATCTATGTACATGATAAGGGGCTCCTGAACCAAGAAGTTCTTGCCATTGATGAGGATCTGAAACTTATTGTCAGCGTGCATGAGGCTGTCTCCCTTGATCTGCATATGAGAGCGGAGTAATGTTATATCATAGATCATGCCACAAACCCAGGGATAGTTTAATACTGCACCAACAACAGTAATACCAAATATCAGGACACTTACATCTTTTTCCATGTAGTAGCCAACATCTATGATGTCAACGTCATCTTTCCCTTTCTCTGTAGCATTTTGCATCAAGTCAATGTAGATGTAAGACTCCTCAAACTGTAGAAAATAAATAGTTGGACTTGTAATGTAGGTTCACATTGGCTTACAAATCATTTAAAGCCAAAGACTATGGACACATTTGACATGAAAAGTAATCTGGAATATCTTGTTATAAATCTCCATTTATTTCTAGTCTACCCAATATCCAGTTTGCAACATGCTTCTGGTTTTgcttaaggcctttttcacacgaatgtgtgcgccccgtggccgtgctgcgccccgcaatgcacgaacacccaccgtggggcagcggatcacggacccattcactttaatgggtctgcgatccagctgttccgcaaaaaagataggacatgtcctatctttttgcggaacggaagtactccgtagtgcttccgtatctccagacccattgaagtgaaagggtccacatccgtgatgcggaatgcacacggaacggtgcccatgtattgcggacccacaaatgcagtccgcaatacggccacggagcgcacagacgttcgtgtgaaagaagcctaagtgaATGTGTCCCTTCCAATAATGGTGCATTCACATAAGTTTTGTTTTCTGTTCCTCTGATCCAtccgaacataaaaaaaaaaaaaataagactttccactcttctgacagatcagaagaagagaaCACAGcactgtgaatgcaccctaatacaTGCTGGTTCTGTGTGTCTAGAATGCTACTGCCTTCACTAGTACTCATTCTAGAAAGACTTCAAAGAGTTCAATTAACGTGCTGCATGATCTAACAAAGAAATGCAATGTACAActtaaagggggtatctcactttagcaaatagcatttaatATGTAGAGGAAGgtaatacaagccacttcctaacgtattatccatattgcttccttttctggtttcattaatttttccatcacatcatacactgtttccatggttacaaccacccagcCATCCAGcaacagtggccatgcttgcccactacagaaaactttttttttttactatagagtgcaagcacaaccaccagtgATGGATTGCCATGTGGTTGTAacaatggaaatgagcagtgtatagtgtgatggaaaaatgaagccagccagcaaaggaggcaatatggacaatcacaatacattagtaagtggcttgtattacttttttctacatgttaaatgccatttgctgaagtcagacaacccctttaagtcacaaaTCACAGGTTTTGCAATTTATATGCCAATTTCTGGCATAGGAGGTCATAGTTAATGATGACCCTCCAAAGTGTCTAGAGCAGTTAGAAGCTGGTAGCTTCTAGGCTACCTATTCTTATTGGCTGGCCTGCACAACAGCAGTAATTACTCCAACTGTATACAAAAGGTAGATCGAGCTACTCAGCATGTGTGACCACTGGGACCAACACTTTAGGTGGATGTTCAGAGAGGCAATCAAATCAGCAGCGAGTACTATGAAATGTGTAACAGCAATATCTAAAAACAGGTACATAAATTTTAATTGAAGATTGTTCTGTTTTGCAAGGTCTTACAAATGCGCAATATTGACTTGTGGGACAACCTTTTCATTTCCATACCGATGTCTACTGCTCATCAGGGAATCTCTTCTCCCTTGCGCTGACAAGGATGCTAAGAAGTTTACAATTTCTCCCTTCTGCAGAGTCTACTGTGGACTCAACCCTGCATGATCCAAAGACTTGGATGCTTTCCTCCCTCACCACACACTGATCTGCCATGTACAGGCTACTTCTCCTACTGGTATCAAATACCGAGtaaatggaggaggagagcaaaTGGTGGGTTTGGTCAAGTTAGTGTATGGACACTTCTAAACATAAACGACAACAAAGTGTCAATAGCAAACATCTTACCTCAATATTTTTGATGTAGTTATTAGACAGATTATACCGAGTTATAATCAGGTTTCTCAGTGCCCTGTTACAAAGAACGAAAtaaagtttgaatatcattgaaacATGTTCACACACCTTTTTATAGTGTGGAgctgaacataaaaaaaaaacaaaaaaaacaacaacttacgCTGCCACTTGTTCATTGGGCACACTATCAGTGTTATTACGCTTCATTTGAACAATTACccagctgtaaaaaaataaaaaatatatatatttatgttaaAGTTAGCACAACTGCTATTGTGATTAATAGTAGAGAGGAAGAAAACTTAAGccaagcataattttttttttttgggggggggggggggggtgtatggagGGGGGACACACACTCATCACTGTGCATATGCCTAGTGGACTGGCAACATATCTACCCAGTAAAACTAAGAGGTGCCAAGACTTGTATGATAACCATGCCAAGTATAGCACGTTGGTTTAACCAGTCTCCATTAGTGATGGCATGCGCCAGGAGTTGTACCACAAAGGGATGATACTTACTAAGTCCTAACAAGCTCCGCACAAGTCTTTGTCTCCTTGTCTCCTTTTTCGGTTCGTCTAACACCAGCGGAGTTAACACACCAGCAGCTCTGTGTACCATTGCACTGCCTTGCTTTAAAGGTACCATTTTCTTCACAGTCAGGATTGTAGAGGCCATCGTTGTCAATGAGGGCACCTGCAGGTTTCGGTCTTCTTCCAGCTTTAGTGCCAATGCTCTCTTTCTTCATTAAAAAACATTTTGGAATCACTGCAAAATGCATACATCGTAAGTTGGCATTTTAATTCTTTGCTTAAAGGGGGCATCCTGAAAAAGATAATTATGGTCTATTCTCAGGACAGATGTCCCTCACATTTGCAGGAgtcccattgatcagctgtttcaggaagcTGCTgcactcaccggagctctggtgagcgctaTGGCCTCCTGGCAGCTTACCAAGCCCAGCGCCACACACTGCAAAGCAGCTCCGCTTGGtaatgcagctcagcctcattgacttgaatgggaccgaactgcaactaggccacgtgaccgatgcatggtcacgtcactggcctaggaagaggcagtagcactcATGGAGCGCcttggcctcttctaacagctgatctgtggggatcctgggagtcagacccccacagatctgatattgatgacccaccttgaggataggtcttcaatatcttcATAGCTGCCAACTGTCTCGAATTTGCTGGGACTGTCcatgattttcagagacagtgcGGGCAAATTTGCACAGTCCTGGGCTAATTCAAACCCCACCCACTAATGGGCGATTCTGGGTGGGTCATATATGCCCCGATTTTACCAACTGTTGGTAAGCATGTATCTTTTCccagaaaaccattttaaagcaatcctcttttcagctgcagatctgTATATTCCTGGGCTCCTCTTCTGTCATTCATTTCTCAGACTACATGATGCATACATGCTCTTGGATTGGTCAGACTCGGCACTCATGTGAGCAGTGCTAGCCAATCCAAAGGAAGCGCCTTGGACTGCCAGATACACAGtgtgcatcaggtagtctgagaagcggTGCGGCCATCTTAGATGTTGGAAGAGGAGTCTGGGAATTGGTGATCTGATGAAGAAGAGGAGGTCACCAGGTCAGTGTGCCGTTCATTCCTCCATTTAATATGAATTTTCTTGAACCAGAGGGTTGCTGTGACTGACTGCAAATGACTAAAAAAGTTCTGACTTCATAAGTGCTAAAACTCAAATATTGGGGCTAAAAGATTGAGACAAAAAACCCCAAAAGGTTCATTTTAATCCCCAGACTCCGTAGTTTAAGGTTATACCGGTTTGTGTTCGTGTAAAGAAAGCATGATGACAATCTGCAGGGGcgcaactaccatagcggcagaccatgcgactgctatggggcccagggcaagaaggGGCCCAGTTAGGATCATCCACTCTTCAACTGGGGGTGAAAATTTGgtatgtgtggggggcctggtttgatccttgccatggggcccttacttctctatgtacaccactgacaATCTGTATAGACTTCTAGCCTTCCAGACATACTTTGGGtaggatacaatgtatcaacaGCCCCCAATCCAGATCTTTAAACATAGGTCACCTACAGAAATAGGTCTATTATTATAACACTACTTACacctataaataataaaatgtgCTCtgcaaggtttgccgctttagctTATATATAAGGCACAAGACTTACATTTATTGCAGTTCGCCTCCTTTACATCTGGACCTATCTGAATGGTGCACGAGCAGGGTTGGCCACCAGCAGCGTCACATTTGCCATCAAAAAGTGTGTTGCATTTGCAGCCTGTAGAGGAAAGGAATGCATCATCCTAAAGTGAACcaattttatataatatatatattagttccttgcCATCTTCAAGGTTTATCAGGTACAGGTGCTTATACACCAACTGCAAAGCACTGCTCACAGTCAGCGGTCTACTGAACTGAAGAAGCAAGGTATATTAGGAAGTAGCACAAGTTCAGAAGCCTCCTACCGATGTCTTACATTAATGAAGCTCTTGTGGGCAGCATGTGACCAATACAAGTCATTTATCTATAACTTATTCATTTAGCAAGCAGATCTGTTGAAAATGGCAAGGAATGAAAACTTACTCAATCCGAGCCTAGACCTTATCATAACGTTTTAAACGCACCAAATAAAACCCACACAAATTAGCGTATTGTTGGCTGAACTCCATGAGAACAGAGGGTCTGGACAAGTCTGATGTGTATGGGAAGCTCCCAACattcctttaaggcctcatgcacacagccgatgGTCGGCTGTTGCGtgaattggggaccgcaatttctgTGACGGATCCAgagccattcaacttgaatgggtccgtcccacaaaatagtagtgcatgcattactttttttgcggggcagaaACACGAACAGAAACCCTActgcttccgtgcctccgttccacaccaaccttccggattgcggacccattcaagtgaataggtccacctccgtgatgcggggtgtacACAGCCAGGGcccgctgtttgcaggctgcaatacgggtcacggccgtgtgcatgagtcctgacCGACTGTCAGGGGAGATAAGGATCAGGTGAACTGAATTTTCTCACCTGATCCTTTTGTCCTCCCAGGAGATACGTCCCCAATCAGGGGTGTCTTTTGTCCCCCATTCACACATACATGCTTAGCTGATCCAAACCTGTATGACTATACGGCTTCTGAATGTGTATAGCCAGCCTTAAAGGGTTGTGCAGTACCATTAATGACCTATGcccaggatagatcatcatcatcatatcGGCAGGGATCAGTAGCGGAGCTAGTAATCCGACAGTCTAGTCAGTCAGTGTAATGACGGTACATACCGGCCAACTGTACCTGGTTTTGCTCACAATCAgtgtgcagttctgacatgcttTTGGGAATGCTGTTTTTTAGTGTAAATAGCTGAAATTAAATCCCTTCCCCCTATGCAAAACACCAGGGTTTAATGAGGCTGCTAAATTGAAAACggcatcctgaatgcatgtcagacCTGCACCgagtgccagcaccctcaccgaaCAAACACTGAAATGGGAACCAAACAATGACCCCCAACAAGCCAACCATCCCTTTAACATGTAAACCTCAACCAACGTAGAAATAACCTAGACGCTACAGTCAGTCCAAAAAGACTGAAACCCTGCAGTCCGAAAGCCACAGCATAAAAGGGATACACCCCCACAAGCTGATCCCAATGCCACCGATCACAAGATGAATCCCACTGTCCATGGAGAAGCCACCGACCACTGACAGAAATCACTTCGTATCAGTTGATATCTCCATCTATGGTCTTTACTAtcctggttaggctactttcacacttgcggcagcaggCTGCtccagcgggggaacagcctgccggatctgtgctaATGCTTGCCCACCGTGCCATCGCAAGtcagctccggccccattcactttaatgggggcaGGCTGGATGTCAGCCATAGCACGGCAAACAAGCAGAGAGGTGGCTGGACAAAAACCGCAGTGTGCTGTAGTTTTTGGCCGGCCGCCTCTCAGCAGGTTTGTCATAATGCAGCCAGGCCTCcatttatagtgaatggggccggagcgaacTTCTGATGGCACGGTGCGCTAGCATTAGCcctccagaacagcctgccagaccctgctgtcgcaagtgtgaaagaaggcTTACACA
The sequence above is a segment of the Bufo bufo chromosome 4, aBufBuf1.1, whole genome shotgun sequence genome. Coding sequences within it:
- the EPCAM gene encoding epithelial cell adhesion molecule, with translation MKASAVLSLGVALFCCILFSQAQDPGCKCNTLFDGKCDAAGGQPCSCTIQIGPDVKEANCNKLIPKCFLMKKESIGTKAGRRPKPAGALIDNDGLYNPDCEENGTFKARQCNGTQSCWCVNSAGVRRTEKGDKETKTCAELVRTYWVIVQMKRNNTDSVPNEQVAAALRNLIITRYNLSNNYIKNIEFEESYIYIDLMQNATEKGKDDVDIIDVGYYMEKDIKGDSLMHADNKFQILINGKNFLVQEPLIMYIDEKPHELSMKRLTAGVIAVIVVVVIAILAGIVVLIITRRKRGKYEKAEMKEMNEMQRELNS